The Solenopsis invicta isolate M01_SB chromosome 12, UNIL_Sinv_3.0, whole genome shotgun sequence DNA window tgcctcTGTTTTTTACCTAAAGCACGTTTTACTTAACGCTTGCAATACTCGCGAGCATCATTtttccttgtttaatatttgatcaACAACAAAGATGAAATTCCATGAGCATTGCAAACATTAAGTGGAACGCACCCCTAATTTACTAACTTGctcttttttttgaaattacaaattttaaagtcTATTAGACTACTAAAATTAACTACCAATTAAGCTGAAGATACAGtatcataataataatgcaaaaaaatagtataataattttataagcatCCGACGTAGCTCATCCTGTGCGAGGGCATTCCTTGGACGGGGTGTGttatatgcaatatattaaaGACACATTATTTTCCCAGCTTTATCGCCATTGATTAATATGATTGTGAAAGATTGGATgagaataaaaatagaagaagaaCGAAACATCATGCTAAAACAAGCCAGGATCATCCGCCTGCTTGCTATGTGTGGAGTGCTCATGATAATTTCTACAATACTGATTTCCATCTGCTGTTTTCTTTTCGGATGGACACTTAGACATGTAACGAATCTCACCGATCCAATGGGAAAACCTTTATCAATTCAATCATATTATCTGCACGATGTATCTAGCAGTCCAAACTACGAACTAACGTATGCCATACAAGTAATTGGGCAGTCTGTATCCGGTCTGACTTACACCGCAGTCGATAACTTTCTTGGACTACTGGTTTTACACATATGCGGTCAGATGGAAAATCTGCATCTGCGACTACTCAATCTGGGGAAGGATTCGAAATTCAAAGCAGTTTTAAAGTACAACATCATAGACCATATCCGCTTGATCAGGTTTTAAATCGAAAATATTCACAAATCGTATTCAGACGTGGATCTGCCGAGCACCACACACTTGATCAttcctttaaatattaattatcttttttcggaaaaattatagaatctatcatccaagtttgatttgagttttttttaaaacaaattataaatgtagaatttagaatttttgaataaacctTTGATTCTTTGAAATCTATAAAAAGTATGTCGAAAAATGAGCAAAAATAAAACTGCGAATTAATGCTTTTAATCGATTCTTCTCGTCGAAACAATTCTAACGATATGCTGTAATAGAGATCAAATCAGTATAACAGCCAAAAAAGAGACTATAAAGTTGAGTTCTTTAAGGTGGTCCGCAGCGTAGTGGCTGGCAAATATtgctcaaaatatatttttaaaaaatcaaaaaaataaaataagaaataaaaacaaaaaaattaaattgattatgatCGCGTGGACTGCTGAGCCATATCTGTCAGTCACTGCGCTATCTTAAAGTACTTTATTTCACTGATCattttgactgttataactaCCAATTTGACTCCTATTGTAACATATCGTTAAAATTGTCTTGACGAggagaatcaaataaaaatattaattcacagttccatttttatttattttttgacataatcttttatataattttaaacaaattatataaacaatttttatacatttttatgcatttttatgttttaatttacattacatcCTAAATTGCAGATCTATAGAAATCATTGatgatacatttaatttaatgctgctcggattattatttttatttgggaTACTATTTTGTCTTCATggatttctaataattaatgtaagtaaaaatatttatacaaaattattgtgTGCTAATGTTAATATTGCTAATTAATAATACCTGTTAATGAGATACTTAATAAGATTGACATTGCAAGATAAATTTATCAATACTCATCATTAATCTTTAAGCATTTTTCTATTTGTTTCTATCATCATTTTTCGTGCAATAAcgttaaatgataaaataatacatttttgaatataacgtacataatttacaataattcagGTTGTTAATCGAGGTGGTCACTTGCCAATCGGGCAATTGAGTTTCTATGTCGCTGCGACTCTATGTGTTTTAATGCACATGTGTCTTTATTGTGCAGTTGGAGAATTTCTCGTGACTCAAGTAAGTAAAAagagtaataatttttgtaatatattaaatctaCTAATATGTGAATAATACATTCATGAGAAGAAATTAACTGCGTGCTAATATGAGTTGAAATAGACTTGAAACACGATCATAAAGTGAAAccagaaataatattaaaactaaattaatcgTCCATTTTAATAGTGATACCACAAGCATCTAAAagaactataaaaattattacaaaaaatatcatttcaacTAATTATAAGATTTGAATTTAGAAGTGCCTCATTGCATGGTGGGCATCATACCAATTGGAATTTGGAGAGGAGAGAGCGTATATGAtgatatttattgcaataactagtaatgaaagaatttcttttttcagGCGACatatacaaacaattttttaaataataatgataaatcgcaaattatctaattttataacttaaaataattttataagtggcgttccaaaattcattgccaatattaaaaatttatagcatAACATGAcgttaactataaatttttgtagaacTGGCAATGTATATCAAAAAGcacaatttatatacatatttagttacaaatttatatacatatttaattgcaaataaaagaGTTGTTTAAAAAGcaacatataatttttgtatattaatatataaattaatatataaatcatattactatataaattaaaataataattatacttgtAGTGTgctatgtttatatatttaatatattgtatttatttatgttatatgtatatttgtaaattatatgtaCAGTAAGTGCAAAAATTATTCGCATATCTCTACCGTATAAATACTTGTTACActcattgtaaatattttaatttgtacaagaaattataaatatcgtaatttttgtaattataatttaattatataatttttgataaagttagtttcattacaatataatttatagtagAACATATGtgaatacaatatatataagtatacaatatatacgatatagaaatataatttaaattattaatgccaTTCTTCTACACACTCAAATGAATTAATTCTTCAAATATCAGTtagcatatataaaatatatttttacagtcTGAAAGAATACATTGGGCCACGTATGAGTACATGTGGTACACATTAAATCCAAAGGTAGCAAGaaacttaatattaattatgctCCGTTCAAAGAAATCACTCAATATAACGGCGGGAAAAATATTTCCGATGACAATGGCTATGTTTTGCAACGTAAGTTATATAAAACATACAAGAGatgtaataatctttttttattttactgaaattgtAAAACAACGGCATTATTTGAAATCATAacgtgtatttttatttcttaacaatATACTTTCTTCCacgtttttaacaatttatcgTTAAAGATTCAAATGTTTTAGTTACTAAAAACGTCGGCAGGCTATGTATCTGTGTTGCTTGCCCATCGAAATTAAGAATGATAGATCtagaagataaattaatacGTACTAATACAtgccattaaaaataaaatatttatataaatatgttatagagaaatgttataacaaatattgaaaACTGTAGCACTGACaatgtagaatataaaaaatatatcttatttctttgattgttctctaaaaaaattgcatggttatgttataaatcaaatataaatatctttattaattatcaattgaataaaaaaataataaaatacacaaaactaatcaaataatattttatataagacatTATTAGACAAGTACATTATTTccgtttacaaattacaaaaactaCTTTTctgtaatctatttt harbors:
- the LOC105198230 gene encoding odorant receptor 43a isoform X3 yields the protein MDRSSEYNDLEWAIGLNRRMLKIVGLWPEESKNHREELLSKLRFLVNVMTLIFILIIPALVSLIRVWGDMILMIDNLQFTLPLLITALKVFIMWYKKGALSPLINMIVKDWMRIKIEEERNIMLKQARIIRLLAMCGVLMIISTILISICCFLFGWTLRHVTNLTDPMGKPLSIQSYYLHDVSSSPNYELTYAIQVIGQSVSGLTYTAVDNFLGLLVLHICGQMENLHLRLLNLGKDSKFKAVLKYNIIDHIRLIRSIEIIDDTFNLMLLGLLFLFGILFCLHGFLIINVVNRGGHLPIGQLSFYVAATLCVLMHMCLYCAVGEFLVTQSERIHWATYEYMWYTLNPKVARNLILIMLRSKKSLNITAGKIFPMTMAMFCNIQMF
- the LOC105198230 gene encoding odorant receptor 43a isoform X1, which encodes MDRSSEYNDLEWAIGLNRRMLKIVGLWPEESKNHREELLSKLRFLVNVMTLIFILIIPALVSLIRVWGDMILMIDNLQFTLPLLITALKVFIMWYKKGALSPLINMIVKDWMRIKIEEERNIMLKQARIIRLLAMCGVLMIISTILISICCFLFGWTLRHVTNLTDPMGKPLSIQSYYLHDVSSSPNYELTYAIQVIGQSVSGLTYTAVDNFLGLLVLHICGQMENLHLRLLNLGKDSKFKAVLKYNIIDHIRLIRSIEIIDDTFNLMLLGLLFLFGILFCLHGFLIINVVNRGGHLPIGQLSFYVAATLCVLMHMCLYCAVGEFLVTQSERIHWATYEYMWYTLNPKVARNLILIMLRSKKSLNITAGKIFPMTMAMFCNLLKTSAGYVSVLLAHRN
- the LOC105198230 gene encoding odorant receptor 43a isoform X2; this translates as MDRSSEYNDLEWAIGLNRRMLKIVGLWPEESKNHREELLSKLRFLVNVMTLIFILIIPALVSLIRVWGDMILMIDNLQFTLPLLITALKVFIMWYKKGALSPLINMIVKDWMRIKIEEERNIMLKQARIIRLLAMCGVLMIISTILISICCFLFGWTLRHVTNLTDPMGKPLSIQSYYLHDVSSSPNYELTYAIQVIGQSVSGLTYTAVDNFLGLLVLHICGQMENLHLRLLNLGKDSKFKAVLKSIEIIDDTFNLMLLGLLFLFGILFCLHGFLIINVVNRGGHLPIGQLSFYVAATLCVLMHMCLYCAVGEFLVTQSERIHWATYEYMWYTLNPKVARNLILIMLRSKKSLNITAGKIFPMTMAMFCNLLKTSAGYVSVLLAHRN